Genomic DNA from Campylobacter suis:
ATCCAAGTTTTCTTTTAGTTTTCATCTTTTTTCCTTTGCTATTTTATAAACAAGTTGTTCTTGTGCTTGTATTGCAAGCTAGACAAGGCGGACGCAAAAATTAAGCGTAGCCTAGACACTTTAGTCTGGCAAGCGAAAATTTTTAAGTCCAACGCTGTATAGCGAAGCAAGACGAGCGCGACTACATTTCTTGTTTAGCAGCCTTTCTTACTTCCACAAAACTCGCCGTATAAGTCGAGCCATTACCAAGATCGCTCACTCCATCAGAGCAAAGGAAATTCGCTCCGGTACGTGATTTTGTGACTTTTAGCCATATGTTGTTCCACGCATAGCAAATTCCTGGCTTCATCTGAGATGTCTCAACAGCCGTAAATATCGCTGTGCCCTTTTCATTTGTGGCTTCAACCGTATCGCCATCTTCTATACCGCGTGCCTGCATATCTTCTTTTGTCATAAATAATTCAGCATTGCCTTTTACGATGACGCGTTTTACGATGTATGGCATATTGCCCCAGTTTGAGTTATCTTGTAGTTGCGTACCCGGAGTCATAAAATAAAGCGGATACTTTTTAAGATAGCTTTCACCAAAGTCCTTATGCTCTTTATAATAATCCCAATCATCTTTTAGATCGATCACTGGATGATAGCCAGCATCTTTAAAGGTCTTAGAGTATAGCTCTGCCTTGCCACTCTCAGTGCCAAATACTAGCTTATCTTTTGGTGCATAAGGGTAGTATGGAAACTGATCTTTCATAGTTTCTGGCGTTCTAAATGGTTTTATCCAGCCGACACTTTTTAGCTTTTCATAAGTTATGTTTTGCTTTTTAGCAAACTCAGTGTCTAAAAATTTACGACAAACTGTCTCGCTATCCCAGTCAAAACACTCCTCGGTATAGCCCATAGCCTTTGCTAAAGCATTGAAAAACTCTAAATTTGTCTTTGCTTCGCCAAGTGGCTTGACGCTTTGTGCGTTGTAGCAGACATAGCCTGAAATTTGATCGTTTTGAATGTCCTCACTCTCCATAAATGTAACACCTGGAAGCACATAATCAGCATAATCGCAAGTGTCAATGTCATACGGATCGATAACAACTAAGAAAAAGTCATCATCCATTACGCGCTTTTTGATTAAATTTGTGTTTGGTGCTGTTACCATTAAATTTGAGTTATAGTTTATACACGCTTTTATAGGGACTGGAACTGGCTTATCAAGGTATGTCGCGCCCTCTTTTTGTATGCCTTTACCAAATTCTATGTAGCTTATAACCTGTCTTTCTATTTTATTGCCATTTGCATCTTTTGGAGAAAGGTCTGGCATACAATTTTCAAAGTTAAAACAGCCTTTTACATGCACATAAGCCCAGAAAAGTCCACCACCAAGTTTAGTTAGACAGCCTGTAAGCACTGGTAAAAATGTAACCGCGCGAACAAGTCTTGCGCCGTTAAAGTGGCGTTGTCCGCCATCACCGTGCATGATAGCTGGAGCTTTTGCATTTGCGTATAATCTAGCAAAAACCTTGATCTGATCCACGCTCGCACCACACATCGCAGAAAGCTCGCCGTAGGTATAAAGTGAGCACTCATGCACCAAGTCTTCAAAGCCCATTGTGTATTTTTCAACAAACTCATGATCATATAGATCCTCTTCGATAAGCACCTTACAAACCGCTAGACAAAAAGCTGGATCGCTTGATGGGCGAAGCTGGATAAACATATCGGCTTGATTTGCCAGTGGCACACGAACAGAGTTTATAACTACTATCTTGCCGCCTCTTTTTTTAACGCGGTGTGCAAATCTCACCCAGTGAACTGCCGTGTATGACTCATTTGAGCCCCAGCTTATATACATATCACTCTCATCAACTTCAA
This window encodes:
- a CDS encoding molybdopterin-containing oxidoreductase family protein; protein product: MQRRSFLKGVGAGAIVAGTSPSLFGMEQYQVDFNPKSYKNETGVEYHYLTCPRNCRDACSMIAEVKDGKMVSIKGDPKHPLTQGTVCVKGHTYAMHLYNADRIMYPMKRVGKKTEGKWERISWDQALKEIAAKLTEIKEKFGGEALTEFVYSGNEGHISKTIAPGNFFEKYGATRLVRNPCDWPRYAGTPSVIGTDFSKDALEVDESDMYISWGSNESYTAVHWVRFAHRVKKRGGKIVVINSVRVPLANQADMFIQLRPSSDPAFCLAVCKVLIEEDLYDHEFVEKYTMGFEDLVHECSLYTYGELSAMCGASVDQIKVFARLYANAKAPAIMHGDGGQRHFNGARLVRAVTFLPVLTGCLTKLGGGLFWAYVHVKGCFNFENCMPDLSPKDANGNKIERQVISYIEFGKGIQKEGATYLDKPVPVPIKACINYNSNLMVTAPNTNLIKKRVMDDDFFLVVIDPYDIDTCDYADYVLPGVTFMESEDIQNDQISGYVCYNAQSVKPLGEAKTNLEFFNALAKAMGYTEECFDWDSETVCRKFLDTEFAKKQNITYEKLKSVGWIKPFRTPETMKDQFPYYPYAPKDKLVFGTESGKAELYSKTFKDAGYHPVIDLKDDWDYYKEHKDFGESYLKKYPLYFMTPGTQLQDNSNWGNMPYIVKRVIVKGNAELFMTKEDMQARGIEDGDTVEATNEKGTAIFTAVETSQMKPGICYAWNNIWLKVTKSRTGANFLCSDGVSDLGNGSTYTASFVEVRKAAKQEM